One Panicum virgatum strain AP13 chromosome 9K, P.virgatum_v5, whole genome shotgun sequence genomic region harbors:
- the LOC120652630 gene encoding protein PGR isoform X1 codes for MVIPVAFSSSLVVRSAVGALLAALIAARAVRRRSLDASGGIAGFVVMAVHIACGYRYGALLLAFFLSSSKVTKIGEDRKRRVEEDFKEGGQRNWIQVLANSIVATILVVIFEIMTGGQDQCLDSNGSKIITGIIGGIIGHYCCCNGDTWSSEIGVLSNEQPRLITTLKPVRKGTNGGVTLQGLLAATGGGLIIGLTFVIVGLLTAECSFDMALRQLLVLPISVAAGLLGSLIDSLLGATLQFSGYCSVRKKVVSKRGPTVTKISGITVLDNDAVNAVSILITTALTAYACIYIF; via the exons ATGGTGATCCCCgtcgccttctcctcctccctcgtgGTCCGGTCGGCTGTCGGCGCGTTGCTGGCGGCCCTCATCGCAGCGCGCgcggtccgccgccgctccctggacGCCTCAGGCGGAATCGCCGGCTTCGTCGTCATGGCGGTCCACATTGCCTGCGGCTACAGGTACGGCGCTCTGCTGCtggccttcttcttgtcctcgtccaAGGTCACCAAGATCGGGGAGGACCGCAAGCGCCGCGTCGAGGAGGACTTTAAGGAGGGCGGCCAGCGCAATTG GATCCAAGTACTAGCAAATAGCATAGTTGCCACTATACTGGTTGTGATATTTGAAATAATGACTGGAGGGCAAGATCAGTGCTTGGACTCAAATGGTTCAAAGATTATAACTGGTATTATAGGTGGTATTATTGGCCATTACTGTTGCTGCAATGGGGATACTTGGTCGTCCGAAATTGGCGTGCTTAGTAACGAACAACCACGGCTTATTACAACTCTGAAG CCTGTCAGGAAGGGTACAAATGGTGGAGTGACCTTACAAGGACTTCTTGCTGCCACTGGAGGAGGCCTGATCATTGGTCTCACTTTCGTTATCGTTGGACTGCTGACAGCTGAATGTTCTTTTGATATGGCCCTCCGGCAGCTCCTAGTGCTACCCATCTCTGTTGCGGCTGGTTTGCTTGGGAGTCTTATTGATTCATTGCTGGGAGCTACACTTCAGTTCAGTGGATACTGCAGTGTTCGGAAGAAG GTCGTCAGCAAAAGAGGTCCTACTGTTACAAAGATTTCTGGGATCACTGTCCTGGACAATGATGCTGTTAATGCAGTATCAATCCTAATAACAACTGCGCTTACAGCTTATGCGTGCATTTACATCTTTTAA
- the LOC120652630 gene encoding protein PGR isoform X2, producing the protein MVIPVAFSSSLVVRSAVGALLAALIAARAVRRRSLDASGGIAGFVVMAVHIACGYRIQVLANSIVATILVVIFEIMTGGQDQCLDSNGSKIITGIIGGIIGHYCCCNGDTWSSEIGVLSNEQPRLITTLKPVRKGTNGGVTLQGLLAATGGGLIIGLTFVIVGLLTAECSFDMALRQLLVLPISVAAGLLGSLIDSLLGATLQFSGYCSVRKKVVSKRGPTVTKISGITVLDNDAVNAVSILITTALTAYACIYIF; encoded by the exons ATGGTGATCCCCgtcgccttctcctcctccctcgtgGTCCGGTCGGCTGTCGGCGCGTTGCTGGCGGCCCTCATCGCAGCGCGCgcggtccgccgccgctccctggacGCCTCAGGCGGAATCGCCGGCTTCGTCGTCATGGCGGTCCACATTGCCTGCGGCTACAG GATCCAAGTACTAGCAAATAGCATAGTTGCCACTATACTGGTTGTGATATTTGAAATAATGACTGGAGGGCAAGATCAGTGCTTGGACTCAAATGGTTCAAAGATTATAACTGGTATTATAGGTGGTATTATTGGCCATTACTGTTGCTGCAATGGGGATACTTGGTCGTCCGAAATTGGCGTGCTTAGTAACGAACAACCACGGCTTATTACAACTCTGAAG CCTGTCAGGAAGGGTACAAATGGTGGAGTGACCTTACAAGGACTTCTTGCTGCCACTGGAGGAGGCCTGATCATTGGTCTCACTTTCGTTATCGTTGGACTGCTGACAGCTGAATGTTCTTTTGATATGGCCCTCCGGCAGCTCCTAGTGCTACCCATCTCTGTTGCGGCTGGTTTGCTTGGGAGTCTTATTGATTCATTGCTGGGAGCTACACTTCAGTTCAGTGGATACTGCAGTGTTCGGAAGAAG GTCGTCAGCAAAAGAGGTCCTACTGTTACAAAGATTTCTGGGATCACTGTCCTGGACAATGATGCTGTTAATGCAGTATCAATCCTAATAACAACTGCGCTTACAGCTTATGCGTGCATTTACATCTTTTAA
- the LOC120652631 gene encoding outer envelope pore protein 16-2, chloroplastic-like → MSGSVETQARAFADEVRGGALEAKNWMLDLGHPLLNRVAESFVKAAGIGAVQAVARESYFMAIEGEGGSVSGATGSRKRSFPELNGTNSGSKSAEAMVKNVSKESLQWGLAAGVHSGLTYGLTEVRGTHDWRNSAVAGAITGAAVALTSDRASHEQVVQCAIAGAALSTAANVLSGIF, encoded by the exons ATGAGCGGCAGCGTGGAGACGCAGGCGCGGGCGTTCGCGGacgaggtgcgcggcggcgccctggaGGCGAAGAACTGGATGCTGGACCTCGGCCACCCGCTCCTCAACCGTGTCGCCGAGAGCTTCGTCAAGGCCGCCGGG ATCGGCGCGGTCCAGGCGGTCGCGAGGGAGTCGTACTTCATGGCCATCGAAG GCGAGGGAGGATCGGTGTCCGGCGCCACCGGCTCGAGGAAACGCTCGTTCCCGGAACTCAATG GGACGAACAGTGGTAGCAAGTCGGCCGAGGCCATG GTGAAAAACGTGAGCAAAGAGTCGTTGCAGTGGG GACTCGCGGCTGGCGTGCACTCCGGCCTGACCTACGGCCTGACGGAGGTGCGCGGGACGCACGACTGGCGTAACAGCGCCGTGGCCGGCGCCATcacgggcgccgccgtcgcgctcaCGTCGGACCGCGCGTCGCACGAGCAGGTCGTGCAGTGCGCaatcgccggcgcggcgctctCCACGGCCGCCAACGTGCTCTCCGGCATATTCTGA
- the LOC120652632 gene encoding argininosuccinate lyase, chloroplastic isoform X3 has product MLEIVEVATGERLSAHELSLIEMVGSSTDGSAESSVKSSLEYVNENEPPPPAKRTVVEREAEVVTVREVPKLWLNGKPAEPRAGERFARLLVAAEAEELWAHDVACSRVHATMLAETGLITAGDRDIILEGLDQIETLIQEGKFEWRKDREDVHMNIEAALIERVGEPAKKLHTARSRNDQIVTDLRLWCRDAIDKILIRIKQFQVSLVTLASKYVDLIVPGYTHLQRAQPVLLPHLLLSYVEQLERDAGRLANCRERVNFCPLGACALAGTGLPIDRFQTAKDLKFTAPMKNSIDAVSDRDFVLEFLAANSIAAVHLSRIGEEWVLWASEEFGFLTPSDKVSTGSSIMPQKKNPDPMELVRGKSARVVGDLMTVLILCKGLPQAYNRDLQEDKEPLFDSVKAILGMLEVCTEFAQNISFNSKRIQRSLPAGYLDATTLADYLVKKGVPFRTSHEIVGRSVQLCVTKNCQLAELQLDDLKAVHPAFEADVYEYLGVENAVNKFISYGSTGSNQVKKQLEDWRIQLGISS; this is encoded by the exons ATGCTGGAGATCGTGGAGGTGGCGACGGGCGAGCGGCTGTCGGCGCACGAACTGAGCCTTATCGAGATGGTTGGCAGCTCAACGGACGGCTCCGCGGAGTCGTCGGTGAAGTCATCGCTGGAGTACGTCAACGAGaacgagccaccgccgccggcgaaaCGGACGGTGGTGGagagggaggcggaggtggtGACGGTTCGGGAGGTCCCGAAGCTGTGGCTCAACGGCAAGCCGGCCGAGCCCCGCGCAGGGGAGCGCTTCGCCAGGCTTCttgtggcggcggaggctgaGGAGCTGTGGGCGCACGACGTCGCGTGCAGCCGCGTTCACGCGACCATGCTCGCCGAGACG GGTTTGATAACTGCTGGCGATAGGGATATCATCTTAGAGGGTCTCGATCAGATTGAGACGTTGATTCAAGAAGGCAAGTTTGAGTGGAGAAAGGATCGGGAGGATGTGCATATGAACATTGAAGCAGCTCTGATTGAGAGGGTTGGTGAGCCTGCGAAGAAGCTGCACACTGCTAGGAGCCGCAATGACCAAATTGTGACGGATCTAAGGCTATGGTGCCGTGATGCTATTGACAAGATCTTGATTCGTATCAAGCAGTTTCAG GTGTCCTTGGTTACATTAGCTTCAAAATATGTTGACTTGATAGTCCCTGGTTATACTCATCTGCAAAGGGCACAGCCTGTTTTGCTGCCACATCTTCTCTTATCATATGTTGAACAG CTGGAGCGTGATGCTGGTCGTTTGGCCAACTGCAGGGAGAGAGTGAATTTCTGCCCTCTTGGAGCTTGCGCTTTGGCTGGAACTGGACTTCCCATCGACAGGTTTCAGACCGCTAAAGATTTGAAGTTTACAGCTCCGATGAAGAACAG CATTGATGCAGTATCAGACCGTGACTTCGTATTGGAGTTTCTTGCTGCCAATTCAATCGCTGCTGTCCATCTTTCTCGAATTGGTGAAGAATGGGTTCTTTGGGCATCGGAGGAGTTTGGGTTTCTGACACCAAGTGACAAAGTTTCAACGGGAAGTAGCATCATGCCACAGAAGAAAAATCCGGATCCAATGGAGCTTGTTCGTGGGAAGTCTGCTAGGGTTGTTGGAGATCTCATGACTGTGCTAATCCTCTGTAAGGGCCTTCCACAGGCCTACAACCGTGATCTTCAG GAAGACAAGGAACCGTTGTTTGATAGCGTGAAGGCCATATTAGGAATGCTTGAAGTTTGCACGGAGTTTGCTCAGAACATTTCTTTTAATTCAAAAAGAATACAACGTTCCTTGCCAGCTGGTTATCTGGATGCAACGACATTAGCGGATTATCTTGTGAAGAAG GGAGTTCCATTCAGAACTTCTCATGAGATAGTCGGAAGGTCTGTTCAACTATGCGTCACCAAGAACTGTCAACTAGCTGAACTTCAACTGGATGATCTAAAAGCCGTTCATCCAGCGTTCGAGGCCGACGTGTACGAGTATTTGGGGGTTGAAAATGCTGTAAACAAGTTCATATCTTATGGCTCCACTGGTTCAAATCAAGTAAAGAAGCAGCTCGAGGATTGGCGCATCCAGCTCGGGATCAGCTCATAA
- the LOC120652632 gene encoding argininosuccinate lyase, chloroplastic isoform X4 — protein sequence MAFTSQSLIFRAPASLPSGRLAAPGRVAVRGRGAAFPSAAAASTPMAKSDGDEKEMKLWGGRFEEGVTDAVERFTESISYDWQLYKYDIMGSKAHATMLASQGLITAGDRDIILEGLDQIETLIQEGKFEWRKDREDVHMNIEAALIERVGEPAKKLHTARSRNDQIVTDLRLWCRDAIDKILIRIKQFQVSLVTLASKYVDLIVPGYTHLQRAQPVLLPHLLLSYVEQLERDAGRLANCRERVNFCPLGACALAGTGLPIDRFQTAKDLKFTAPMKNSIDAVSDRDFVLEFLAANSIAAVHLSRIGEEWVLWASEEFGFLTPSDKVSTGSSIMPQKKNPDPMELVRGKSARVVGDLMTVLILCKGLPQAYNRDLQEDKEPLFDSVKAILGMLEVCTEFAQNISFNSKRIQRSLPAGYLDATTLADYLVKKGVPFRTSHEIVGRSVQLCVTKNCQLAELQLDDLKAVHPAFEADVYEYLGVENAVNKFISYGSTGSNQVKKQLEDWRIQLGISS from the exons ATGGCTTTCACCTCCCAATCCCTAATCTTCCGGGCACCCGCCTCCCTCCCCagcggccgcctcgccgccccagGTCGTGTCGCCGTCCGGGGCCGCGGTGCCGCGTTCCcttccgccgcggccgcctccacgccgatGGCGAAGTCGGACGGCGACGAGAAGGAGATGAAGCTCTGGGGCGGGCGCTTCGAGGAGGGCGTCACGGACGCCGTGGAGCGCTTCACGGAGTCCATCTCCTACGACTGGCAGCTCTACAAGTACGACATCATGGGCAGCAAGGCTCATGCCACCATGCTCGCCTCCCAG GGTTTGATAACTGCTGGCGATAGGGATATCATCTTAGAGGGTCTCGATCAGATTGAGACGTTGATTCAAGAAGGCAAGTTTGAGTGGAGAAAGGATCGGGAGGATGTGCATATGAACATTGAAGCAGCTCTGATTGAGAGGGTTGGTGAGCCTGCGAAGAAGCTGCACACTGCTAGGAGCCGCAATGACCAAATTGTGACGGATCTAAGGCTATGGTGCCGTGATGCTATTGACAAGATCTTGATTCGTATCAAGCAGTTTCAG GTGTCCTTGGTTACATTAGCTTCAAAATATGTTGACTTGATAGTCCCTGGTTATACTCATCTGCAAAGGGCACAGCCTGTTTTGCTGCCACATCTTCTCTTATCATATGTTGAACAG CTGGAGCGTGATGCTGGTCGTTTGGCCAACTGCAGGGAGAGAGTGAATTTCTGCCCTCTTGGAGCTTGCGCTTTGGCTGGAACTGGACTTCCCATCGACAGGTTTCAGACCGCTAAAGATTTGAAGTTTACAGCTCCGATGAAGAACAG CATTGATGCAGTATCAGACCGTGACTTCGTATTGGAGTTTCTTGCTGCCAATTCAATCGCTGCTGTCCATCTTTCTCGAATTGGTGAAGAATGGGTTCTTTGGGCATCGGAGGAGTTTGGGTTTCTGACACCAAGTGACAAAGTTTCAACGGGAAGTAGCATCATGCCACAGAAGAAAAATCCGGATCCAATGGAGCTTGTTCGTGGGAAGTCTGCTAGGGTTGTTGGAGATCTCATGACTGTGCTAATCCTCTGTAAGGGCCTTCCACAGGCCTACAACCGTGATCTTCAG GAAGACAAGGAACCGTTGTTTGATAGCGTGAAGGCCATATTAGGAATGCTTGAAGTTTGCACGGAGTTTGCTCAGAACATTTCTTTTAATTCAAAAAGAATACAACGTTCCTTGCCAGCTGGTTATCTGGATGCAACGACATTAGCGGATTATCTTGTGAAGAAG GGAGTTCCATTCAGAACTTCTCATGAGATAGTCGGAAGGTCTGTTCAACTATGCGTCACCAAGAACTGTCAACTAGCTGAACTTCAACTGGATGATCTAAAAGCCGTTCATCCAGCGTTCGAGGCCGACGTGTACGAGTATTTGGGGGTTGAAAATGCTGTAAACAAGTTCATATCTTATGGCTCCACTGGTTCAAATCAAGTAAAGAAGCAGCTCGAGGATTGGCGCATCCAGCTCGGGATCAGCTCATAA
- the LOC120652632 gene encoding argininosuccinate lyase, chloroplastic isoform X1 — protein sequence MLEIVEVATGERLSAHELSLIEMVGSSTDGSAESSVKSSLEYVNENEPPPPAKRTVVEREAEVVTVREVPKLWLNGKPAEPRAGERFARLLVAAEAEELWAHDVACSRVHATMLAETGLITAGDRDIILEGLDQIETLIQEGKFEWRKDREDVHMNIEAALIERVGEPAKKLHTARSRNDQIVTDLRLWCRDAIDKILIRIKQFQVSLVTLASKYVDLIVPGYTHLQRAQPVLLPHLLLSYVEQLERDAGRLANCRERVNFCPLGACALAGTGLPIDRFQTAKDLKFTAPMKNSIDAVSDRDFVLEFLAANSIAAVHLSRIGEEWVLWASEEFGFLTPSDKVSTGSSIMPQKKNPDPMELVRGKSARVVGDLMTVLILCKGLPQAYNRDLQVGLILISISMPILVHILKLFFSFEQEDKEPLFDSVKAILGMLEVCTEFAQNISFNSKRIQRSLPAGYLDATTLADYLVKKGVPFRTSHEIVGRSVQLCVTKNCQLAELQLDDLKAVHPAFEADVYEYLGVENAVNKFISYGSTGSNQVKKQLEDWRIQLGISS from the exons ATGCTGGAGATCGTGGAGGTGGCGACGGGCGAGCGGCTGTCGGCGCACGAACTGAGCCTTATCGAGATGGTTGGCAGCTCAACGGACGGCTCCGCGGAGTCGTCGGTGAAGTCATCGCTGGAGTACGTCAACGAGaacgagccaccgccgccggcgaaaCGGACGGTGGTGGagagggaggcggaggtggtGACGGTTCGGGAGGTCCCGAAGCTGTGGCTCAACGGCAAGCCGGCCGAGCCCCGCGCAGGGGAGCGCTTCGCCAGGCTTCttgtggcggcggaggctgaGGAGCTGTGGGCGCACGACGTCGCGTGCAGCCGCGTTCACGCGACCATGCTCGCCGAGACG GGTTTGATAACTGCTGGCGATAGGGATATCATCTTAGAGGGTCTCGATCAGATTGAGACGTTGATTCAAGAAGGCAAGTTTGAGTGGAGAAAGGATCGGGAGGATGTGCATATGAACATTGAAGCAGCTCTGATTGAGAGGGTTGGTGAGCCTGCGAAGAAGCTGCACACTGCTAGGAGCCGCAATGACCAAATTGTGACGGATCTAAGGCTATGGTGCCGTGATGCTATTGACAAGATCTTGATTCGTATCAAGCAGTTTCAG GTGTCCTTGGTTACATTAGCTTCAAAATATGTTGACTTGATAGTCCCTGGTTATACTCATCTGCAAAGGGCACAGCCTGTTTTGCTGCCACATCTTCTCTTATCATATGTTGAACAG CTGGAGCGTGATGCTGGTCGTTTGGCCAACTGCAGGGAGAGAGTGAATTTCTGCCCTCTTGGAGCTTGCGCTTTGGCTGGAACTGGACTTCCCATCGACAGGTTTCAGACCGCTAAAGATTTGAAGTTTACAGCTCCGATGAAGAACAG CATTGATGCAGTATCAGACCGTGACTTCGTATTGGAGTTTCTTGCTGCCAATTCAATCGCTGCTGTCCATCTTTCTCGAATTGGTGAAGAATGGGTTCTTTGGGCATCGGAGGAGTTTGGGTTTCTGACACCAAGTGACAAAGTTTCAACGGGAAGTAGCATCATGCCACAGAAGAAAAATCCGGATCCAATGGAGCTTGTTCGTGGGAAGTCTGCTAGGGTTGTTGGAGATCTCATGACTGTGCTAATCCTCTGTAAGGGCCTTCCACAGGCCTACAACCGTGATCTTCAGGTGGGCCTCATTCTCATAAGTATATCCATGCCTATATTAGTGCATATtcttaaactttttttttcttttgagcaGGAAGACAAGGAACCGTTGTTTGATAGCGTGAAGGCCATATTAGGAATGCTTGAAGTTTGCACGGAGTTTGCTCAGAACATTTCTTTTAATTCAAAAAGAATACAACGTTCCTTGCCAGCTGGTTATCTGGATGCAACGACATTAGCGGATTATCTTGTGAAGAAG GGAGTTCCATTCAGAACTTCTCATGAGATAGTCGGAAGGTCTGTTCAACTATGCGTCACCAAGAACTGTCAACTAGCTGAACTTCAACTGGATGATCTAAAAGCCGTTCATCCAGCGTTCGAGGCCGACGTGTACGAGTATTTGGGGGTTGAAAATGCTGTAAACAAGTTCATATCTTATGGCTCCACTGGTTCAAATCAAGTAAAGAAGCAGCTCGAGGATTGGCGCATCCAGCTCGGGATCAGCTCATAA
- the LOC120652632 gene encoding argininosuccinate lyase, chloroplastic isoform X2 — translation MAFTSQSLIFRAPASLPSGRLAAPGRVAVRGRGAAFPSAAAASTPMAKSDGDEKEMKLWGGRFEEGVTDAVERFTESISYDWQLYKYDIMGSKAHATMLASQGLITAGDRDIILEGLDQIETLIQEGKFEWRKDREDVHMNIEAALIERVGEPAKKLHTARSRNDQIVTDLRLWCRDAIDKILIRIKQFQVSLVTLASKYVDLIVPGYTHLQRAQPVLLPHLLLSYVEQLERDAGRLANCRERVNFCPLGACALAGTGLPIDRFQTAKDLKFTAPMKNSIDAVSDRDFVLEFLAANSIAAVHLSRIGEEWVLWASEEFGFLTPSDKVSTGSSIMPQKKNPDPMELVRGKSARVVGDLMTVLILCKGLPQAYNRDLQVGLILISISMPILVHILKLFFSFEQEDKEPLFDSVKAILGMLEVCTEFAQNISFNSKRIQRSLPAGYLDATTLADYLVKKGVPFRTSHEIVGRSVQLCVTKNCQLAELQLDDLKAVHPAFEADVYEYLGVENAVNKFISYGSTGSNQVKKQLEDWRIQLGISS, via the exons ATGGCTTTCACCTCCCAATCCCTAATCTTCCGGGCACCCGCCTCCCTCCCCagcggccgcctcgccgccccagGTCGTGTCGCCGTCCGGGGCCGCGGTGCCGCGTTCCcttccgccgcggccgcctccacgccgatGGCGAAGTCGGACGGCGACGAGAAGGAGATGAAGCTCTGGGGCGGGCGCTTCGAGGAGGGCGTCACGGACGCCGTGGAGCGCTTCACGGAGTCCATCTCCTACGACTGGCAGCTCTACAAGTACGACATCATGGGCAGCAAGGCTCATGCCACCATGCTCGCCTCCCAG GGTTTGATAACTGCTGGCGATAGGGATATCATCTTAGAGGGTCTCGATCAGATTGAGACGTTGATTCAAGAAGGCAAGTTTGAGTGGAGAAAGGATCGGGAGGATGTGCATATGAACATTGAAGCAGCTCTGATTGAGAGGGTTGGTGAGCCTGCGAAGAAGCTGCACACTGCTAGGAGCCGCAATGACCAAATTGTGACGGATCTAAGGCTATGGTGCCGTGATGCTATTGACAAGATCTTGATTCGTATCAAGCAGTTTCAG GTGTCCTTGGTTACATTAGCTTCAAAATATGTTGACTTGATAGTCCCTGGTTATACTCATCTGCAAAGGGCACAGCCTGTTTTGCTGCCACATCTTCTCTTATCATATGTTGAACAG CTGGAGCGTGATGCTGGTCGTTTGGCCAACTGCAGGGAGAGAGTGAATTTCTGCCCTCTTGGAGCTTGCGCTTTGGCTGGAACTGGACTTCCCATCGACAGGTTTCAGACCGCTAAAGATTTGAAGTTTACAGCTCCGATGAAGAACAG CATTGATGCAGTATCAGACCGTGACTTCGTATTGGAGTTTCTTGCTGCCAATTCAATCGCTGCTGTCCATCTTTCTCGAATTGGTGAAGAATGGGTTCTTTGGGCATCGGAGGAGTTTGGGTTTCTGACACCAAGTGACAAAGTTTCAACGGGAAGTAGCATCATGCCACAGAAGAAAAATCCGGATCCAATGGAGCTTGTTCGTGGGAAGTCTGCTAGGGTTGTTGGAGATCTCATGACTGTGCTAATCCTCTGTAAGGGCCTTCCACAGGCCTACAACCGTGATCTTCAGGTGGGCCTCATTCTCATAAGTATATCCATGCCTATATTAGTGCATATtcttaaactttttttttcttttgagcaGGAAGACAAGGAACCGTTGTTTGATAGCGTGAAGGCCATATTAGGAATGCTTGAAGTTTGCACGGAGTTTGCTCAGAACATTTCTTTTAATTCAAAAAGAATACAACGTTCCTTGCCAGCTGGTTATCTGGATGCAACGACATTAGCGGATTATCTTGTGAAGAAG GGAGTTCCATTCAGAACTTCTCATGAGATAGTCGGAAGGTCTGTTCAACTATGCGTCACCAAGAACTGTCAACTAGCTGAACTTCAACTGGATGATCTAAAAGCCGTTCATCCAGCGTTCGAGGCCGACGTGTACGAGTATTTGGGGGTTGAAAATGCTGTAAACAAGTTCATATCTTATGGCTCCACTGGTTCAAATCAAGTAAAGAAGCAGCTCGAGGATTGGCGCATCCAGCTCGGGATCAGCTCATAA
- the LOC120648168 gene encoding nascent polypeptide-associated complex subunit alpha, muscle-specific form-like, which translates to MSATPRGRSSSHRRTRCKCLGGGSKGERGTPCCSFNPLRSLFRCPGGRGRSRSRGKHRQRTPSRVRDAPAAAGGVQLQQGQEEEPSFFVYAMPNQGGFGGAGAGGAERKKNKHRKPRMPSFGSCFRSRKKKEERKQARAAAATAASAPRAALTPASSLLTHPPGSPTPPGKTQPPTPSMTQPPSPAPTENGSTAINSPAPPGRQPAAPRPGKQQPADSPRSPFAPQMHQPKQAEGLENQGLPYR; encoded by the coding sequence ATGTCGGCAACCCCTCGCGGCCGGTCGTCGTCGCACCGCCGGACGCGGTGCAAGTGCTTAGGCGGCGGCAGCAAAGGGGAGCGCGGCACGCCGTGCTGCTCATTCAACCCGCTCAGGTCGCTCTTCCGGtgccccggcggccgcggccgcagccgcagccgtggCAAGCATCGGCAGCGGACGCCGTCCAGGGTCCGTGACGCGCCAGCGGCAGCAGGCGGCGTCCAGCTGCAGCAAggccaggaggaggagccgTCCTTCTTCGTGTACGCCATGCCGAACCAGGGCGgcttcggcggcgccggcgccggcggcgccgaacGCAAGAAAAATAAGCACAGGAAGCCGCGCATGCCGTCCTTCGGCTCCTGCTTCCGTagcaggaagaagaaggaggagcggAAGCAGGCCAGGGCCGCGGCGGCCACTGCTGCGAGCGCCCCGCGCGCGGCGCTCACGCCGGCGTCCTCTTTGCTGACGCACCCGCCAGGCTCCCCCACGCCGCCGGGGAAGACGCAACCTCCGACCCCGTCGATGACACAGCCACCTTCGCCCGCCCCTACCGAGAACGGCAGCACCGCCATcaactcgccggcgccgcctggcCGGCAGCCGGCCGCACCGAGGCCGGGCAAGCAGCAGCCGGCGGACTCGCCGCGGTCGCCGTTCGCGCCGCAGATGCATCAGCCGAAGCAAGCGGAGGGGCTGGAGAATCAGGGTTTACCTTATCGATAA
- the LOC120648825 gene encoding universal stress protein PHOS34-like isoform X1: MGGEAAAAAAQGRRILVAVDEGDESVQALRWCLGTFAAAARGDTVILLYVRPAPPTYSVLDASAAVGYLFSEEVTAAIDRYSREVADAVVEKAQKLCTLYGKEEGEGDHEMKVEVKVAVGDARTVICQMADKLRADLLVMGSHGYGFFKRALLGSVSDYCLKNASCPVLIVKS, encoded by the exons atgggcggcgaggcggcggcggcggcggcgcaggggcggcgcaTCCTGGTGGCGGTGGACGAGGGCGACGAGAGCGTGCAGGCGCTGCGCTGGTGCCTCGGCAccttcgccgcggcggcgcgcggggacaCCGTCATCCTGCTCTACGTccgcccggcgccgcccacCTACTCCGTGCTCGACGCCTCCG CCGCGGTAGGCTACCTGTTCTCGGAGGAGGTGACCGCCGCCATCGACAGGTACAGCCGGGAGGTGGCGGACGCCGTGGTGGAGAAGGCGCAGAAGCTCTGCACGCTCTACGGCAAG GAGGAGGGTGAGGGTGACCACGAGATGAAGGTCGAGGTGAAGGTGGCCGTCGGGGACGCCAGGACCGTCATCTGCCAGATGGCGGACAAGCTCAGGGCCGACCTCCTCGTCATGGGGAGCCATGGCTACGGCTTCTTCAAGAG GGCTCTGCTTGGAAGTGTCAGTGATTACTGCCTCAAGAACGCGAGCTGTCCCGTCCTCATCGTCAAGTCTTAA
- the LOC120648825 gene encoding universal stress protein A-like protein isoform X2, whose product MGGEAAAAAAQGRRILVAVDEGDESVQALRWCLGTFAAAARGDTVILLYVRPAPPTYSVLDASGYLFSEEVTAAIDRYSREVADAVVEKAQKLCTLYGKEEGEGDHEMKVEVKVAVGDARTVICQMADKLRADLLVMGSHGYGFFKRALLGSVSDYCLKNASCPVLIVKS is encoded by the exons atgggcggcgaggcggcggcggcggcggcgcaggggcggcgcaTCCTGGTGGCGGTGGACGAGGGCGACGAGAGCGTGCAGGCGCTGCGCTGGTGCCTCGGCAccttcgccgcggcggcgcgcggggacaCCGTCATCCTGCTCTACGTccgcccggcgccgcccacCTACTCCGTGCTCGACGCCTCCG GCTACCTGTTCTCGGAGGAGGTGACCGCCGCCATCGACAGGTACAGCCGGGAGGTGGCGGACGCCGTGGTGGAGAAGGCGCAGAAGCTCTGCACGCTCTACGGCAAG GAGGAGGGTGAGGGTGACCACGAGATGAAGGTCGAGGTGAAGGTGGCCGTCGGGGACGCCAGGACCGTCATCTGCCAGATGGCGGACAAGCTCAGGGCCGACCTCCTCGTCATGGGGAGCCATGGCTACGGCTTCTTCAAGAG GGCTCTGCTTGGAAGTGTCAGTGATTACTGCCTCAAGAACGCGAGCTGTCCCGTCCTCATCGTCAAGTCTTAA